In Mangifera indica cultivar Alphonso chromosome 1, CATAS_Mindica_2.1, whole genome shotgun sequence, a single genomic region encodes these proteins:
- the LOC123220699 gene encoding probable LRR receptor-like serine/threonine-protein kinase At1g67720 — MERLFLLFLIFDVLLLFNNSAAQRPGFVSLDCGGKGNFTDELGLQWTPDDQFLFGETSNITVANETRQQYLTLRHFPADSRKYCYKLDVTTRTRYLIRATFLYGNFDNNNVYPKFDISLGATPWSTIVISDTTTIEVRELIFLASSPTIDVCLSNATTGQPFISTLELRQFNGSVYYTPYEDRFYLSVSARINFGANSDAPIRYPDDPFDRIWESDSLKKANYLVDVAAGTVKVSTKMPIDVTSDLIPPEKVMQTAVVGTNGSLTYRLNLDGFPGFGWAFSYFAEIEDLDPDESRKFRLVLPGQPDMSKAVVNIQENAHGKYRVYQPGYPNISLPFVLSFRFGKTSDSSRGPLLNAMEINKYLEQNDGSMDGAVIASVIAPFSLAEWAQEGGDPCLPVPWSWVQCNSDPRPSITVIHLSSKNLTGNIPSDLSKLSNLVELWLDGNSLTGPIPDFSGCTNLKIIHLENNQLRGELPSTLGNLPNLRELYVQNNMLSGTVPSILLDKNLVFNYSGNINLHEGARKTKHLYIGVGSSVGAVILLVATVLSCLFMHKGNKSHYNKDQLRQPLPIQRPVSTLRDAPAEAAHCFTLSDIEVATNNLEKKIGSGGFGVVYYGRMKDGKEIAVKVLNSHSYQGNREFSNEVILLSRIHHRNLVQFLGYCQEEGKSILVYEYMQNGTLKEHLYGALTRERSINWIKRLEIAEDAAKGIEYLHTGCVPAVIHRDLKSSNILLDKHMRAKVSDFGLSKLAVEGTSHVSSVVRGTVGYLDPEYYISQQLTDKSDVYSFGVILLELISGQEAISNESFGANCRNIVQWAKLHIESGDIQGIIDPSLHNGYDIQSMWKIAEKALMCVMPHGDMRPSISEVLKDIQDAILIEREATAIRDGNSDDMSRLSAHSSLNIGSIDLGAENYLSLDESIAQPTAR; from the exons ATGGAGAGACTCTTCTTGTTGTTTCTGATATTCGATGTTCTTCTCCTCTTCAACAACTCCGCAGCTCAGAGGCCAG GTTTTGTCAGTTTGGACTGTGGGGGTAAAGGAAATTTCACCGATGAACTAGGACTTCAGTGGACTCCTGACGATCAATTTTTGTTTGGAGAAACTTCTAATATAACTGTTGCAAATGAGACTAGGCAGCAATATTTAACACTTAGGCATTTTCCTGCTGATTCTAGGAAGTACTGTTACAAGCTTGATGTTACTACGAGGACTAGGTATCTTATAAGAGCAACATTTCTGTATGGTAATTTTGACAACAATAATGTCTATCCAAAATTTGACATATCCCTTGGGGCTACTCCTTGGTCTACTATAGTCATTTCGGACACAACTACTATTGAGGTGCGAGAACTTATATTTTTGGCTTCAAGTCCTACAATCGATGTGTGTTTATCAAATGCTACAACTGGGCAACCATTCATTTCTACCCTGGAGCTTCGACAATTCAACGGTTCAGTTTATTATACGCCATATGAAGACCGCTTTTATTTAAGTGTTTCTGCTAGAATAAATTTTGGTGCAAATAGTGATGCTCCCATTAG GTATCCTGATGATCCATTTGATAGAATATGGGAATCTGATTCTCTGAAGAAGGCAAATTACCTTGTTGACGTTGCTGCTGGCACAGTGAAAGTTTCAACGAAAATGCCAATTGATGTTACCAGTGATTTAATACCACCTGAAAAAGTGATGCAGACTGCTGTAGTTGGTACAAATGGATCATTAACTTACAGGTTGAATTTGGATGGTTTTCCTGGCTTTGGGTGGGCCTTCTCTTACTTTGCTGAAATTGAAGATTTGGATCCGGATGAGTCCCGGAAATTTAGGCTGGTGCTTCCAGGCCAGCCTGACATGAGCAAAGCTGTAGTTAATATCCAAGAAAATGCTCATGGGAAATATCGTGTCTACCAACCTGGATACCCTAACATTTCTCTCCCCTTTGTCTTGTCCTTTAGATTTGGGAAGACATCTGATTCTTCAAGGGGACCACTTCTAAATGCAATGGAGATAAATAAGTATCTGGAACAGAATGACGGTTCTATGGATG GGGCTGTGATTGCAAGTGTAATTGCACCTTTCTCATTAGCTGAGTGGGCTCAAGAAGGTGGTGACCCGTGCCTACCTGTTCCATGGTCATGGGTGCAGTGTAACTCAGATCCACGACCAAGTATTACTGTAAT CCACTTATCTAGCAAGAATTTGACCGGGAACATTCCTTCAGACTTGTCCAAATTGAGCAATTTAGTTGAATT ATGGCTTGATGGGAATTCGCTGACTGGTCCAATTCCTGATTTTAGTGGATGCACAAATTTGAAGATTAT TCATCTTGAGAACAATCAGTTGAGGGGTGAGCTGCCTTCAACTTTGGGGAACCTACCAAATTTGAGGGAATT GTATGTGCAGAATAATATGTTATCTGGAACGGTACCCTCTATTCTTCTGGACAAAAACTTGGTCTTCAA CTATTCGGGAAACATTAATCTTCATGAAGGGGCCAGAAAAACTAAGCACCTCTATATTGGTGTTGGTTCATCAGTTGGAGCTGTTATTCTGCTAGTAGCTACTGTTTTATCTTGCCTATTCATGCACAAAGGGAATAAAAGCCATTATAATAAAG ACCAACTTCGGCAACCCCTGCCCATTCAAAGGCCGGTTTCTACCTTGAGGGATGCTCCTGCGGAAGCTGCACATTGCTTCACATTATCAGATATTGAAGTTGCTACAAACAATTTGGAGAAGAAAATTGGTTCTGGGGGTTTTGGAGTTGTATACTATGGTAGAATGAAAGATGGAAAGGAAATCGCTGTGAAAGTTCTAAACAGTCATTCCTACCAAGGAAATCGAGAATTTTCAAATGAG GTGATTCTTCTTTCAAGGATACATCACAGGAACCTAGTACAGTTTCTTGGCTATTGTCAGGAGGAAGGAAAAAGTATACTCGTTTACGAGTACATGCAAAATGGAACCTTGAAGGAACATCTTTATG GTGCATTGACACGTGAGCGAAGTATTAACTGGATCAAACGCCTTGAGATTGCAGAAGATGCCGCGAAAG GAATTGAATACCTTCATACAGGCTGTGTTCCGGCTGTTATCCACAGAGATTTAAAAAGCAGCAATATTCTTCTTGATAAACACATGAGAGCAAAGGTTTCAGATTTTGGTCTTTCAAAACTTGCCGTAGAAGGAACCTCTCATGTCTCTAGTGTAGTACGAGGCACTGTAGGGTATCTGGATCCTGA GTATTATATCTCCCAGCAGTTAACAGACAAGagtgatgtttatagttttggtgTCATTCTTCTGGAGCTTATATCTGGTCAGGAAGCCATATCTAACGAAAGCTTTGGTGCTAATTGCCGTAACATAGTCCAATGG GCAAAGTTACACATTGAGAGTGGCGACATTCAAGGAATCATCGATCCCTCTCTACACAATGGATATGACATCCAGTCGATGTGGAAAATTGCAGAAAAAGCACTAATGTGTGTCATGCCTCATGGAGACATGAGGCCGTCAATCTCAGAAGTTCTCAAAGATATTCAAGATGCTATCTTAATCGAAAGGGAAGCCACAGCCATAAGAGATGGGAACTCGGATGACATGTCAAGACTTTCTGCTCATTCCTCCCTGAATATTGGTTCAATTGATTTAGGAGCTGAAAATTACTTGTCATTAGATGAATCTATCGCACAGCCAACTGCTCGATAG
- the LOC123220922 gene encoding nuclear transcription factor Y subunit B-1-like isoform X2 produces MASEAPASPGGGSHESGDQSPKSNVREQDRYLPIANISRIMKKALPANGKIAKDAKETVQECVSEFISFITSEASDKCQREKRKTINGDDLLWAMATLGFEDYIDPLKIYLTRYREMEGDTKGSAKGESSSKKDIPPGHNTPQLAHQGSFSQGVSYGNSQSQSQSHMMLPMHGAE; encoded by the exons ATGGCTTCCGAGGCACCAGCGAGTCCAGGCGGTGGAAGCCACGAGAGCGGCGACCAAAGTCCCAAATCGAACGTGCGTGAACAGGATAGGTACCTTCCGATTGCTAACATTAGTCGGATCATGAAGAAGGCGCTTCCTGCTAATGGCAAGATTGCCAAGGATGCTAAAGAGACTGTTCAGGAATGTGTTTCTGAGTTCATTAGCTTTATCACCAGCGA GGCCAGTGATAAGTGtcagagagagaagagaaagacgATAAACGGTGATGATTTGCTTTGGGCTATGGCAACTTTAGGTTTTGAGGATTATATTGATCCGCTTAAGATTTATCTGACTAGATATAGAGAG ATGGAG GGTGACACTAAGGGTTCTGCTAAGGGAGAATCATCTTCTAAGAAAGATATTCCACCAGGCCACAACACACCCCAG CTTGCCCATCAAGGTTCTTTCTCACAAGGTGTTAGCTATGGAAATTCTCAA TCTCAGTCACAGTCACATATGATGCTTCCAATGCATGGCGCAGAGTAG
- the LOC123220922 gene encoding nuclear transcription factor Y subunit B-1-like isoform X1 has translation MASEAPASPGGGSHESGDQSPKSNVREQDRYLPIANISRIMKKALPANGKIAKDAKETVQECVSEFISFITSEASDKCQREKRKTINGDDLLWAMATLGFEDYIDPLKIYLTRYREMEGDTKGSAKGESSSKKDIPPGHNTPQLAHQGSFSQGVSYGNSQGYEYQLGNTNRNTEAP, from the exons ATGGCTTCCGAGGCACCAGCGAGTCCAGGCGGTGGAAGCCACGAGAGCGGCGACCAAAGTCCCAAATCGAACGTGCGTGAACAGGATAGGTACCTTCCGATTGCTAACATTAGTCGGATCATGAAGAAGGCGCTTCCTGCTAATGGCAAGATTGCCAAGGATGCTAAAGAGACTGTTCAGGAATGTGTTTCTGAGTTCATTAGCTTTATCACCAGCGA GGCCAGTGATAAGTGtcagagagagaagagaaagacgATAAACGGTGATGATTTGCTTTGGGCTATGGCAACTTTAGGTTTTGAGGATTATATTGATCCGCTTAAGATTTATCTGACTAGATATAGAGAG ATGGAG GGTGACACTAAGGGTTCTGCTAAGGGAGAATCATCTTCTAAGAAAGATATTCCACCAGGCCACAACACACCCCAG CTTGCCCATCAAGGTTCTTTCTCACAAGGTGTTAGCTATGGAAATTCTCAA GGATATGAATACCAGCTAGGCAATACCAACAGAAATACAGAAGCACCTTGA